AACGCGCAGCTGCTGCTCGGCAGCGATGCCAGCTATTTCGGCAATGCGTTCGGGTCCGACATCCGCGGCATCGACTTCGTGGTCGATACGCGGCATCAGCTGGGCAATGGCCGGCTCAACATCGACTTCCGCTACAACCAGAACAAGCAGAACGTGGTCAAGGTGCAGCCGGACACGCTCAACGATGATTTCGTGTACGACCTCGAACACCAGGTGCCCAGGAGCCGGTCGGTGCTCAGCTTCGACTACAACCTGCACCGGTTCGACGCCATCGCGCGGGTCAACCGTTACGGCAGCTGGAGCACGACGGTCGGCCTGTTCGGCAGCAACAACCCGCCGGACGACGTGAATCACTACAGCGGCAAGACGCTGCTCGATCTGGAGGCCAGCTACAAGTTCAACGACACCTTCACGGTGACCATCGGTGGCAACAACGTCTTCGACACCTACCCCGGCAAGGAGCAGAACGCCACGCTGCAGTTCCTTGGCGTCAAGTACGCGCTCACCTCGCCGTTCGGCTTCAACGGCGCGTTCTGGTACGCGCGCGTGACGGCCAGCTTCTGACCGGTCGTCGCCATGCTGGCCATCTCCCCGGGTGTGCCCGGGGAGATGGCCGCTTCAGGGGCGGGCCATCCACGGCGCGAGTGGCTTGAGAACGAAGGGGAAGAAACCCGTGACAGGACCACGCCGGACACTGCAGACTTGGCACATCCGAAAGGATCGGACATCCACAATTACCGGCCCGTCCACCATGTCACGCATGGCGGGTGCCACGCCATCGACCCTGTCCCGACACCATGAATCGTCTTGCCGCTGTCTTGCGCTGGTTGCCGGTTTTCATCCTGCTCGATCTCTACGTCAACCTGGTGCCGCGGGTGGCGGGTTTCGCGCTGCCGGTCTGGCTGACCTACGTGGCGGGCTTCTTCCTGCTGGCGTACGTGCTTTGCCGCTTCGGGCTGGGCATCACCAGGATGCAGACGGTGGGGCTGGGCCGTTCACCGGGCTGGCTGTCCTCGCTGGGACTGGGCTTTGCCATCGGCTTTGGAGTCTGGGCGCTGAAGAACCTGCTGTACTTCGGCATGGGCAAGTTCGACGTGGTGGGCTGGCGTGACTGGAGTTTCGTCCTGCCGATGCTGGGCCAGGCGCTGGTCGGGATGTTGCTGGCCTCGGCGATCAACGACCTGATGATCCGTGGCTATGGGCTGGCGTTCTGCCGCCGCTTCAACCTGATGGCTTGGTACCTGCTGATCACCACCGCGGTGTATGCGCTGGACGACAGCTGGAACGAGGGCATCGACCCCATCAACCTGCTGTTCTCTGCCGTTCTCGGCGTGTCCCTGGCGTATACCGTGCTCAGGACGGGCGCGATCTGGATGAGCATCGGCATCCATTGGGGCGGCAACATGTGTTATCGCGTCATGGCCGGTTTCGACGGGCAGGGCGTGGTTCGCCTTGAGCACGTGATCGAAGGTGCGCGCTTCGAATATGCGGGCCTGGCCGTTACCGCCTTGATGTTTCCGCTGCTGGTGCTGGTGCTGCGGTGGTTCGTGGATCAAAAGAGTCCGGTGCCGAATTCCGCAGCCGACTGAAGCGGATTCTTCCAGCAGTCCCATCGGGAACCATCGATCACTTCGAAACGAGGCGCGGACGAATGCAATGTCCGCGCTCGCATCGTCCATCCCGGTCGTCTTGCACTCCACCCGACCACACGATAATCTCCAAACCCCTTCCACCAACCGAGCCTGGAGGTCGCTGACCATGATTGTTCATTCCACGATTTCCGCCGGGTTGGCGCTGCGCTGATACACGCGCCCCGGATCGCCGTTCGTCGGCCGATCCACCTTTCTTCCTGATACGCGTCGAACCCGGCGTTCCGTTCAACCACCTGCATGGGTGGTTGCTGCGTTCTGTCTTTATCCGGGGTTCCACGCATGTATTCCCAGACTTTTACGCTGTTCCAGCTCGGCTGGCGGTTGAGCTATTCGCACGATCTGACCCTGCAGGATTTCGAGGCCGGTTATCCGGCCCGGGTCGTGGGAGTGCATCGCAACGCGTTGTCGGTGCTGTCTGCACGTGGTGCGGCCAGCGTCACCCTGTCGGCGGCGGTCGAACCCGCGATCACGGTGGGCGACTGGCTGCTGCTTGAAATGGAGGCGCCGCGAGTGTTGCGGTTACTCGAGCGGCAATCCCTGATCGCCCGCATCGCGGCAGGTTCGGAGCATCGGCTGCAGGCGATCGCCGCCAACCTCGACACGCTCTTCATCGTCACCTCGTGCAACGACGACTTCAACCTGTCGCGGCTGGAGCGCTACCTGGCGGTCGCTTTCGAGGCGGGCGTCGAACCGGTCATCGTGTTGACCAAGGCGGATCTGTGCGATGGTGTCGGAAGCTACCTCGACGCGGTGCGCACGATCGCACCCGCCGTCGCCAGCGTGCCGATCGACGCGACCTCGGCGGCTTGTGCCGAACCGCTGGCAGGCTGGCTGGGCGGTGGGCAGACGGTGGCCTTTGTCGGTTCGTCCGGCGTCGGCAAGTCGACGCTGGCCAATACCCTCATGGGCGGCGCGGCCCAGGCCACCGGAGGGATTCGCGAGGACGATGCCCGCGGCCGTCACACCACCACGGCGCGCGAGATGTTTGCGTTGCCGTCGGGCGCGTGGGTCATCGACACGCCGGGCATGCGCGAGCTGCGTGTCGGCGCTGTCGAAACGGGCATGAATGCCGCGTTCGATGACATCGAACGGCTCGCTGCGCAGTGCCGCTTTCACGACTGCCGCCACCAGGGCGACCGTGGATGCGCGGTGGAGCATGCCGTCGCCGCCGGCACGCTGGACGGCCGCCGGCTCGCGAACTACCGCAAGCTGCAGCGCGAGGCCGCCCAGGCGGCGCGTTCGACGAAGGAACGTCGCGAGCACGATCGCCACTACGGCGTGTTGAACCGCAATGCGCAACGGCTGCAGCGCGAGAAGAAGGGACGCGACTACTGAGCGTGCGGGGCGAGGCTTTGTCCGAGCCCCTCATGTACGCGCAGGATGGAAACGGGGAACACGTGCCGGGGAGGGCACCTGCTGGAGCATGGTCATTTCCGCGATGTTCGACGGCCAGCTTGCCGGTGGCATCGGCATTTCCGGCGGCACGGCTGCGCAGGATCATGAAGCGGCTGAAGCGGCTGAAGCGGCGCTCAGGGCGCTGGGGTTGCCGGCCTGAGCCGTCTGCGGCATGGGCTGCGCCAGCGAAATACCGACGCCTTGCAGGTACGCGTGCAGAGCGTCGATGCCGTCGCCCGCGATGAAGGCTCCGACATAGCTGTCCGGACGCACCAGCACCCAGCTGTTCGGCGCTAGCCCGTACGCGTCGTGGAAATGGCCGTGGGTGTCGACCACGTCGCCGCGGTTGCCGAACACATGAGTGCGCAGGTGCGGATGCGGCGCGATGCGGTCGCGGTCGGCGTCCTGGCCCAGCAGTGTCCAGTGCGGCCCCTGCAGCAGGTC
This is a stretch of genomic DNA from Rhodanobacter sp. FDAARGOS 1247. It encodes these proteins:
- a CDS encoding heme-binding protein, whose protein sequence is MVISAMFDGQLAGGIGISGGTAAQDHEAAEAAEAALRALGLPA
- the rsgA gene encoding ribosome small subunit-dependent GTPase A — encoded protein: MYSQTFTLFQLGWRLSYSHDLTLQDFEAGYPARVVGVHRNALSVLSARGAASVTLSAAVEPAITVGDWLLLEMEAPRVLRLLERQSLIARIAAGSEHRLQAIAANLDTLFIVTSCNDDFNLSRLERYLAVAFEAGVEPVIVLTKADLCDGVGSYLDAVRTIAPAVASVPIDATSAACAEPLAGWLGGGQTVAFVGSSGVGKSTLANTLMGGAAQATGGIREDDARGRHTTTAREMFALPSGAWVIDTPGMRELRVGAVETGMNAAFDDIERLAAQCRFHDCRHQGDRGCAVEHAVAAGTLDGRRLANYRKLQREAAQAARSTKERREHDRHYGVLNRNAQRLQREKKGRDY
- a CDS encoding CPBP family intramembrane glutamic endopeptidase gives rise to the protein MNRLAAVLRWLPVFILLDLYVNLVPRVAGFALPVWLTYVAGFFLLAYVLCRFGLGITRMQTVGLGRSPGWLSSLGLGFAIGFGVWALKNLLYFGMGKFDVVGWRDWSFVLPMLGQALVGMLLASAINDLMIRGYGLAFCRRFNLMAWYLLITTAVYALDDSWNEGIDPINLLFSAVLGVSLAYTVLRTGAIWMSIGIHWGGNMCYRVMAGFDGQGVVRLEHVIEGARFEYAGLAVTALMFPLLVLVLRWFVDQKSPVPNSAAD